In Paenibacillus guangzhouensis, a single window of DNA contains:
- a CDS encoding DUF3885 domain-containing protein, which translates to MKLNQFLEDHFPNLKLIPPIFYGWDYSIRFELGNPPLFRVNKELYMEQVYYRSLELFKALHDKDDELLLVTSAYFADIPKNKVKKLNLYKKYIKNKDSLMALNLEILPDIDLDPDEIPDPRNNMYRYWTTCKVKDLRYSELIKSICNHDVGIRPMIYHRVYFINISKRTIFHIYDDRGCDVISESKDDLIHIYTKYNSWILDYDRERIDKTFL; encoded by the coding sequence ATGAAGTTAAATCAATTTCTAGAAGATCATTTTCCAAACCTAAAATTAATCCCGCCCATATTCTATGGGTGGGATTATTCCATCAGATTTGAGTTAGGTAATCCTCCGCTCTTTAGAGTTAATAAAGAACTCTATATGGAACAGGTTTACTATCGATCTTTAGAGTTGTTTAAGGCTCTTCATGACAAAGATGATGAACTATTACTTGTTACGAGTGCCTATTTTGCTGATATCCCTAAAAACAAAGTGAAGAAGTTAAATTTATATAAAAAGTATATTAAGAACAAAGATTCCTTAATGGCTTTGAACTTAGAAATACTACCTGATATTGATCTAGATCCGGATGAGATCCCGGATCCCAGAAACAATATGTATAGATACTGGACTACATGTAAAGTAAAGGATTTAAGATATAGTGAGTTAATTAAATCAATATGTAATCATGATGTCGGAATTAGACCAATGATTTATCATAGAGTGTATTTTATAAATATAAGCAAGAGAACAATCTTTCATATTTATGATGACAGGGGGTGCGATGTCATCTCTGAATCTAAAGATGACCTTATCCACATCTACACTAAGTATAATAGTTGGATACTGGATTACGATCGAGAAAGAATCGACAAAACTTTTTTGTAG
- a CDS encoding GNAT family N-acetyltransferase produces MEIRTALLSDLEGIVRLLVDDELGISRERFEIPIPQAYIDAFSAIEKQIGNSIIVAIDNKKVIGCLQLTFIPGLARFGMTRAQIEGVRVDKLYRRKGIGEALFRHAIDSAKAYGCGLIQLTTDKKRDEAHRFYERLGFVSSHEGMKLALTGLEQSFFVSLAGHESRGACMEAAPFSFVKVTGRIVQKFREYPTYGVICEVRE; encoded by the coding sequence ATGGAAATAAGAACAGCATTACTTAGTGATCTTGAAGGAATTGTCCGCTTATTGGTTGATGATGAGTTAGGAATAAGCCGTGAACGATTTGAAATCCCAATCCCTCAAGCTTACATAGATGCTTTCTCTGCAATCGAAAAGCAAATAGGAAATTCAATAATTGTCGCTATAGATAACAAGAAAGTTATCGGCTGTCTTCAACTTACATTCATACCAGGACTTGCACGTTTCGGAATGACACGTGCTCAAATCGAGGGTGTACGTGTAGATAAACTGTATCGTAGAAAGGGGATTGGAGAAGCCCTGTTTCGCCACGCCATTGATTCCGCAAAGGCATATGGTTGCGGTCTAATTCAATTAACAACGGATAAAAAACGCGATGAAGCTCATCGATTCTATGAAAGATTAGGTTTTGTATCTAGTCACGAAGGTATGAAATTAGCCTTAACTGGTTTAGAGCAATCATTTTTTGTTTCGCTAGCGGGACACGAGAGTAGAGGAGCTTGCATGGAGGCAGCTCCTTTTTCTTTTGTTAAAGTAACGGGCAGGATAGTTCAAAAGTTTCGCGAATACCCTACATATGGAGTTATTTGCGAAGTTCGTGAATAA
- a CDS encoding DUF3888 domain-containing protein, with the protein MTVTPYIGPHLDVGSDFIFFKIDNMGGVEVIGFEHIKDFELTLKIGKVWGKLT; encoded by the coding sequence GTGACGGTAACACCTTATATCGGTCCTCATCTTGATGTTGGATCTGATTTTATTTTCTTCAAGATTGACAATATGGGAGGGGTAGAAGTCATAGGGTTTGAACATATTAAGGATTTTGAATTAACTCTAAAAATTGGAAAGGTATGGGGTAAACTAACGTGA
- a CDS encoding UvrD-helicase domain-containing protein has product MSYISSEHWRPTDGLILEPAAEIAIKTEMNNLILAGPGAGKTELLAQRACYLLQTNLCPSPQKILAISFKTDAAENLKKRVELRCNKELAARFESRTFDSFAKQLLDRFRLGIPETYRPEKDYNIGFTKSEIQNIAIGYIKERHPNQPNWQHEINFNILYRRLSEDTLPIYDDGQDIYTWILVRLWDILTHGRSGLQSHLTFPMVSKLAYYLLEVNPYIKRALQMTYSHVFLDEFQDTTFLQYELVKKIFKGSSAVLTSVGDDKQRIMGWAGALSDSFEQFIRDFNAGQIELTQNHRSAPRLIEIQNVLAKIINENSIEAKVSSQHSDLEGFCQIWNFQTHIDEAIFVASSIATRIQQKNISPRDICILVKQQEHVYASAVIEELIKLDIHARIEKEYQDLLAEECIQLIIDFLQLASLEKQHDSWIRVSEMLAYVHGYNLEEDYQKILVMETELNDYIMKIKSELNQISNGKEQCSRRISDIVKGILSFVGLGRLFRLYPKYSKGTYFNKLIDGTIDKLTTAYLKHLNWNDSISDFLGVFSVPIMTIHKSKGLEYDTVIFLGLEDDAFWSFQTQTHADMCAFFVALSRAKEQCFFTFSASRETLRYGNAQVRPQFSNNISSLYQLLQNANVEVRDIIV; this is encoded by the coding sequence ATGTCATATATTAGTTCAGAACACTGGAGACCGACAGATGGATTAATATTAGAGCCAGCTGCAGAAATAGCAATTAAAACTGAAATGAATAATCTCATCTTAGCTGGCCCAGGAGCCGGAAAAACGGAGCTGCTCGCACAACGTGCATGTTACTTATTACAAACTAATTTATGTCCATCTCCTCAAAAAATACTGGCGATTAGTTTTAAAACAGATGCAGCAGAAAACTTGAAAAAGAGAGTAGAGCTAAGATGTAACAAGGAACTTGCTGCGAGATTCGAATCGCGAACATTTGATTCATTTGCAAAACAGCTTCTCGATCGTTTTAGATTAGGTATACCAGAAACCTATAGACCGGAAAAGGATTACAATATAGGATTTACTAAAAGTGAAATTCAAAATATTGCCATTGGATACATAAAAGAGCGCCATCCTAATCAACCTAATTGGCAGCACGAAATTAATTTTAATATTTTATATAGACGTTTGTCTGAAGATACTCTACCTATCTATGATGATGGACAAGACATCTATACTTGGATTTTGGTAAGACTTTGGGATATTTTAACTCATGGGCGTAGTGGACTTCAAAGTCATCTGACGTTTCCTATGGTTTCTAAACTTGCTTATTACTTGCTAGAGGTTAATCCTTATATAAAAAGAGCCCTACAAATGACGTATAGTCATGTTTTTCTTGATGAATTCCAGGACACGACTTTTCTGCAATACGAGTTAGTAAAGAAAATTTTCAAAGGATCTTCTGCAGTTTTAACTAGTGTAGGTGACGATAAGCAGCGAATTATGGGCTGGGCAGGCGCTTTATCGGATTCTTTTGAACAATTTATACGTGATTTTAATGCAGGACAGATTGAGCTAACTCAAAACCATAGATCAGCTCCAAGACTCATTGAGATTCAAAATGTCTTAGCAAAAATAATAAATGAAAACTCGATTGAGGCTAAGGTTTCTAGTCAGCACAGTGATTTAGAAGGGTTTTGTCAGATCTGGAATTTTCAGACCCATATAGATGAAGCTATTTTCGTTGCATCAAGTATTGCAACCAGAATTCAGCAAAAGAATATTTCACCTAGAGATATTTGTATACTTGTGAAGCAACAAGAACATGTTTACGCTTCTGCTGTAATTGAAGAACTAATAAAACTCGATATTCACGCAAGAATAGAAAAGGAATATCAAGATTTGCTCGCAGAAGAGTGTATTCAACTCATCATAGATTTTTTACAATTAGCATCACTAGAAAAACAGCACGACTCTTGGATAAGGGTTTCAGAAATGTTGGCTTATGTGCATGGATATAATTTAGAAGAGGACTATCAAAAAATATTAGTAATGGAAACTGAACTTAATGATTACATTATGAAAATAAAAAGTGAGTTAAATCAAATATCTAATGGCAAAGAACAATGCAGCCGAAGGATTAGTGACATTGTAAAAGGGATTTTATCTTTTGTTGGATTAGGAAGATTATTTAGATTATATCCTAAATATTCCAAAGGAACGTATTTTAACAAGTTGATCGATGGAACAATTGATAAATTAACAACTGCATATTTAAAACATTTAAATTGGAATGATAGCATTTCAGATTTTTTAGGAGTATTTAGTGTTCCTATTATGACTATTCATAAGAGCAAGGGACTCGAGTATGATACTGTCATATTCTTAGGACTTGAAGACGACGCATTTTGGAGTTTCCAAACTCAGACACATGCTGATATGTGTGCATTTTTTGTAGCACTGTCGAGAGCAAAGGAACAATGTTTCTTCACCTTCAGTGCGTCAAGAGAAACGTTGCGTTATGGGAATGCTCAGGTTAGACCCCAATTCAGTAATAATATTTCATCTCTATATCAACTATTACAAAATGCTAATGTTGAAGTAAGAGATATTATTGTGTGA
- a CDS encoding ATP-dependent nuclease, which yields MQISSLKLTNFRSFGEDGTTIVLNKLSGFVGENSAGKTALIHGLVKLFGVSSHERALDKSDFHIPKNTAVKDTKELHLSIEARIDFPELLDNSKNEQSKVSIPPFFNQLVVRATAEAPYLRVRLIAKWTADNTPEGEIEQKLYFVTVAEGVDETDEDLVPVTPHQRSTIQVIYVPAVREPSSQLRNASGTILWRILNNISWPDNIDETIKEKMKPVDELFNGINGVSQIRSIIGDEWKKYHKDIRYQDAKLQFSSSTLASILKKIEVSFSPTHDLGEYSVDKLGDGLRSLFYLSMVSSLLEAEVEITGKSNASLTLLAVEEPENHISPHLLGRVMDNLKNISNKNNAQVVLTSHSASIIKRIYPENLAHLRIDQNSYTTVVNNIVLPDSTSEAYTYIKEAVRAYPEIYFSRLVILGEGDSEEIVLPRILEINGIYPDDYGISIVPLGGRHVNHMWKLLNELNIPHITLLDLDRERGGGGWGRIKYAIKQLLLNGRSGEEILKVWYREGTGLREDIITEVQLEEEFDSYPITSEWIKSMNDIWLPRLMEDKNNVFFSAPMDLDFLMLETFPKAYKETVPRGPNIPNRFKDPEGYAKKIRSGIVASLKNEKATGETYSEDQLELMVWYNTLFLGRSKPSTHIEALLKIADDDLQSNMPNVFNKIIARVKELLERNA from the coding sequence TTGCAAATATCATCATTGAAATTAACGAACTTTAGAAGCTTTGGTGAGGATGGGACTACAATAGTTCTAAATAAACTTTCGGGATTTGTAGGTGAGAACTCTGCAGGTAAAACTGCACTAATACATGGATTAGTTAAGCTATTTGGGGTGTCCTCTCATGAACGGGCTCTAGATAAGTCTGACTTCCATATTCCTAAAAACACGGCTGTGAAAGATACAAAAGAACTTCATCTGTCGATAGAAGCTCGAATTGATTTTCCAGAGTTATTGGATAACTCAAAAAATGAGCAAAGTAAAGTAAGCATACCCCCTTTTTTTAATCAACTTGTTGTTCGTGCAACAGCTGAAGCTCCTTATTTGCGTGTACGCTTAATTGCGAAGTGGACGGCTGATAATACTCCTGAGGGAGAAATTGAACAAAAATTATATTTTGTAACTGTTGCGGAGGGAGTAGATGAAACAGATGAAGATTTGGTCCCTGTTACTCCGCATCAACGATCGACAATACAAGTTATTTATGTACCTGCAGTTAGGGAGCCATCCTCACAACTTCGAAACGCATCAGGAACAATTCTATGGAGAATTTTGAATAACATTTCTTGGCCAGATAACATTGATGAAACAATAAAGGAAAAAATGAAACCAGTAGATGAACTCTTTAATGGAATCAATGGGGTCTCACAAATAAGAAGTATTATTGGAGATGAATGGAAAAAGTACCACAAGGATATTCGGTATCAGGATGCAAAATTGCAATTTAGTAGTTCAACATTAGCTTCAATATTGAAGAAAATTGAGGTGTCTTTTTCTCCAACTCATGATTTAGGCGAATATAGTGTTGACAAGCTGGGTGATGGACTTCGATCATTATTTTATTTATCAATGGTATCATCATTACTTGAAGCAGAAGTAGAAATTACCGGGAAATCAAATGCATCTCTTACTCTTCTTGCTGTTGAAGAGCCAGAAAATCATATATCTCCCCATTTACTTGGTAGAGTGATGGATAATTTGAAAAATATTTCAAATAAAAATAATGCACAAGTTGTTTTGACATCACATAGTGCCTCAATTATTAAACGGATATACCCAGAGAATTTAGCACATTTAAGAATTGATCAAAATAGTTATACAACTGTAGTGAATAATATTGTTCTTCCAGATAGTACATCAGAAGCGTATACGTATATTAAAGAAGCCGTAAGAGCTTATCCTGAAATATACTTTTCAAGATTAGTCATTTTAGGTGAAGGCGACTCAGAAGAGATAGTTCTTCCAAGGATTTTGGAGATTAACGGAATATACCCTGATGATTATGGAATATCTATAGTACCTCTTGGAGGTAGACATGTTAACCATATGTGGAAATTACTTAATGAATTAAATATACCTCATATTACTTTATTAGATTTAGATCGAGAACGAGGTGGTGGTGGCTGGGGTAGAATTAAATATGCAATAAAACAATTGTTACTAAACGGTCGATCAGGAGAGGAAATATTAAAAGTATGGTATAGAGAAGGTACGGGTTTAAGAGAGGATATTATTACTGAAGTACAACTTGAAGAAGAATTTGATAGTTATCCAATAACTTCTGAGTGGATAAAATCTATGAATGATATTTGGTTGCCAAGGTTGATGGAAGATAAAAATAATGTATTTTTCTCGGCACCTATGGATTTGGACTTTCTAATGCTGGAAACATTCCCTAAAGCTTATAAAGAAACAGTACCAAGAGGACCCAATATTCCTAATCGTTTCAAAGATCCAGAAGGTTACGCTAAAAAAATAAGAAGCGGCATTGTAGCATCCTTAAAAAATGAAAAAGCAACAGGTGAGACTTATTCCGAAGATCAGCTTGAACTTATGGTCTGGTATAATACTTTATTTCTTGGTAGAAGCAAACCGAGTACACATATTGAGGCGTTGTTAAAAATAGCCGATGATGACTTGCAGTCTAATATGCCTAATGTTTTTAACAAAATTATTGCTAGAGTGAAGGAATTACTTGAAAGGAATGCATAG
- a CDS encoding GNAT family N-acetyltransferase produces MIGGCIAGVYPEIVNNFSGINDVFVLPEYRGKGLAQAMIKYSITAAYSITPVIKLHILIGNPAEHLYQRLGFVAGPRFTDMKYKKSDSYM; encoded by the coding sequence ATTATAGGCGGCTGTATTGCAGGTGTATATCCGGAGATAGTTAACAATTTTTCAGGTATAAATGATGTGTTTGTACTACCGGAATACCGCGGAAAAGGACTTGCGCAAGCTATGATAAAATACTCTATTACAGCGGCATATTCGATTACGCCGGTTATAAAACTACATATTTTAATTGGAAATCCAGCAGAACACTTATACCAAAGGCTTGGGTTTGTTGCAGGACCAAGATTTACAGATATGAAGTATAAGAAAAGTGACTCGTACATGTAG
- a CDS encoding S-layer homology domain-containing protein, with product MKKVLLSAISAATLLAGALTIVPTNAEAGVVDGAKDVLNTTKTTVSSLIQKFKDLPATHWAASAIQSAVNNGYFKGYSDGSFKPNAPVTKAEMATILGRISEQPVITEYNANFTDLPAWATESVKAAVEKGFIDPSKYSGKLDANAALTRGEMAIWLAQGLAVVNSEYKVALSDVTNTVIPAKEYFTGKLPETQKNSVAVTMGTGLMSVGSDENFGTDRTTTRAEVATLIARYTAVAKKQPDDFKGLQELRAVGLTGTNLKVIAPTYEKWPKERLPESYDYSKITDDFSKVRNKELVTRADYATAKVKNWIVVSPYAKGDQRSIYYPVFLDEGATASNGSFYSFAEFDMKIKGDSMSQTQAGNLFNAPAIDPLKSPSSKAYKDYSLPHTNDITKSRGVFTVKNPHYWGIGLLRFDDIFFSEVQLKAKDGTEYYVAQKK from the coding sequence ATGAAAAAAGTATTACTTTCAGCAATTTCTGCTGCAACACTTTTGGCTGGAGCTCTAACAATTGTACCAACTAATGCAGAAGCCGGTGTTGTAGACGGGGCTAAGGATGTCCTAAATACTACAAAAACCACTGTGAGCAGCCTCATTCAAAAATTTAAAGATTTACCAGCTACTCATTGGGCTGCTTCTGCAATTCAATCAGCTGTAAATAATGGCTATTTCAAAGGATATTCAGATGGTTCATTTAAGCCAAACGCACCTGTAACAAAGGCAGAGATGGCCACCATTTTGGGACGTATATCCGAACAACCGGTTATAACCGAATATAATGCTAATTTTACTGATTTGCCTGCTTGGGCTACTGAAAGCGTTAAAGCTGCAGTAGAAAAAGGGTTTATTGATCCTTCGAAATATTCTGGTAAGTTAGATGCTAATGCAGCATTAACCCGTGGTGAGATGGCTATTTGGTTAGCCCAAGGGCTGGCTGTCGTTAACTCTGAATATAAGGTTGCCCTTTCGGATGTTACGAATACTGTAATCCCTGCTAAGGAATATTTCACAGGAAAACTACCTGAAACTCAAAAAAATAGCGTTGCAGTAACAATGGGAACTGGATTAATGAGTGTCGGTAGTGATGAAAATTTTGGAACGGATCGGACTACAACACGGGCAGAGGTAGCAACTTTAATTGCACGCTATACGGCTGTTGCAAAAAAACAACCGGATGACTTTAAAGGTTTACAAGAATTACGTGCGGTAGGATTGACTGGAACAAACTTGAAGGTAATCGCACCCACTTATGAAAAATGGCCTAAAGAGAGATTACCAGAAAGCTACGACTACAGCAAAATAACCGACGACTTTTCTAAAGTTCGAAATAAAGAATTGGTTACACGCGCGGATTATGCAACAGCAAAAGTGAAAAACTGGATTGTCGTAAGTCCATATGCAAAAGGTGACCAGCGTAGTATTTACTATCCTGTATTTTTGGATGAGGGAGCTACCGCCTCAAATGGATCTTTTTATTCTTTCGCAGAGTTTGATATGAAAATTAAGGGGGACTCTATGAGTCAAACACAAGCTGGTAATCTGTTTAATGCTCCCGCTATTGATCCATTAAAATCACCTTCGTCGAAAGCTTATAAAGATTATTCGTTACCTCATACCAATGACATTACTAAGAGTAGAGGTGTTTTTACTGTAAAGAATCCACATTATTGGGGAATTGGCTTACTACGCTTTGATGATATATTCTTTTCTGAGGTACAACTCAAAGCTAAGGATGGTACTGAATATTATGTCGCCCAAAAAAAATGA
- a CDS encoding TIGR02677 family protein, which translates to MQNIYTSKIEEMNYLNTGNTWRYRPILRFFYEQHGYRTHLKAEDILQHLKQFDDFESYTIDDLKKDLDVLEGWKNITTRQEANDYYTIEEFKSKRFKYQATHYTIQIERFLETLETNITDFGGGSLDKTLFDRIMEALKQLLAIDHATQPEEVYRRWEDLMEYFRRLDRKTSDYLARISSFQAEDEMLSEAFLVRRQDLVNYLRDFVLLLQKKIPMLQYMLEERFQDEWISEIIEQVVEYQLSIFRFGEKLSSDAVKKRLRDEWSSIYIWFCGEDSDAKNIMTQTGEIIRKMLRFASRLMESKQYLRSRKQEFWDLAQHFYEISDDEQAHELASLVIGVPHTKHFACEENDNSGRIECFWDIDQEPIELGSRKPGYRSKGKMSGIANNKTKQKELLESYMKEQEEIKQSFLLLIQEDKIEMAELPVLARPQRQKILELIKPLPACGGSHRAPAHRCR; encoded by the coding sequence TTGCAGAACATATACACATCAAAAATAGAAGAAATGAATTATTTGAACACAGGAAATACCTGGCGCTACCGTCCAATCCTGCGTTTTTTTTATGAGCAGCACGGCTATCGAACGCATCTAAAAGCTGAAGATATCCTACAACATCTAAAGCAGTTTGATGACTTTGAGTCCTATACCATTGATGATCTAAAAAAAGACCTGGACGTGCTTGAAGGCTGGAAGAACATTACCACGCGACAAGAAGCGAATGACTATTACACCATCGAAGAGTTCAAATCTAAACGGTTTAAATACCAAGCCACACATTACACTATTCAGATCGAGCGGTTTTTAGAGACACTGGAGACTAATATAACTGACTTTGGTGGTGGATCCCTCGATAAAACGCTGTTTGATCGGATTATGGAAGCTCTTAAGCAATTGCTTGCGATAGATCACGCCACTCAGCCCGAAGAGGTATATCGCAGGTGGGAAGACTTAATGGAATATTTCCGCAGACTCGACCGGAAAACGAGCGACTATCTGGCCCGTATTTCATCGTTTCAGGCTGAGGATGAAATGCTCAGCGAGGCCTTTTTAGTCCGTCGACAAGATCTTGTGAATTATTTACGAGATTTCGTATTGTTACTCCAAAAGAAGATTCCAATGCTGCAGTACATGCTGGAGGAAAGGTTTCAGGATGAATGGATCAGTGAGATCATCGAACAGGTCGTGGAATACCAGTTATCAATTTTCCGGTTCGGTGAAAAATTGTCGTCCGATGCTGTGAAAAAAAGGTTGCGAGATGAATGGAGTTCCATCTATATCTGGTTTTGTGGGGAAGACAGTGATGCTAAGAACATTATGACGCAGACCGGAGAAATTATCCGAAAAATGCTACGCTTTGCTAGTCGTCTCATGGAAAGCAAGCAGTATTTGCGCAGCCGCAAACAGGAATTTTGGGACCTAGCACAGCATTTCTATGAGATAAGCGACGATGAACAGGCACACGAGTTGGCTTCACTTGTGATTGGCGTCCCCCATACTAAGCATTTTGCCTGCGAAGAAAACGATAATTCGGGACGGATTGAATGCTTCTGGGACATTGATCAGGAGCCAATTGAGCTCGGCTCGCGGAAACCGGGCTATCGCTCCAAAGGTAAAATGAGCGGAATCGCAAACAACAAAACCAAGCAAAAAGAACTGCTCGAATCGTACATGAAGGAGCAGGAAGAGATCAAGCAAAGCTTTCTACTACTCATTCAAGAGGACAAGATAGAGATGGCAGAGCTACCAGTATTGGCAAGACCCCAGCGCCAAAAGATTTTAGAGCTTATAAAACCGCTGCCTGCATGCGGCGGATCACACCGGGCGCCTGCTCATCGATGTCGATGA
- a CDS encoding DUF7695 domain-containing protein, producing MKRRILRNAVRCLNCNETIESTTIYDFKTCSCGKVGVDGGRQYLKRIGSIEDYEELSRCMSTHEEWNEIFRKK from the coding sequence ATGAAAAGGAGAATACTGCGCAATGCAGTTAGATGCTTAAATTGTAATGAAACCATAGAGTCAACGACCATTTACGACTTCAAAACTTGTAGTTGTGGGAAAGTTGGTGTGGATGGTGGTCGACAATATCTAAAACGAATAGGATCAATAGAAGATTACGAAGAACTTTCCCGCTGTATGTCTACCCACGAAGAGTGGAATGAAATATTTCGAAAAAAATGA
- a CDS encoding TniB family NTP-binding protein: MEFERLEGKVPDLKELKRRVEHVKKIIVHHPKYDNLLEEMEMILDLSEGSVSPDGLFIFGPTGAGKTTVTKEFTAKYPREIKVTDDREYTHIPILRVVVPPKATPRMLASKVLEDMGDPFSHKGSESELTSRIHFFVKELGIKVIIFDEFQHLIDADTEYVLATASNWVKTFTEEIGIAVILCGMPESVKIFISNPQLDRRFCNKVALEPFAYGTVEEILTFRVFLQKIDTLLPLAELANLAHPRIADKLYYISNGVPFYVMKLLEYATYIAVKTGSDNITESHLAKALMKVKQVARPFVGNPFNEPHFDLEAALKTEEDAMNKYKEKLMIKRKKGKRVQKNNMPVLNS, encoded by the coding sequence TTGGAGTTTGAGCGATTAGAAGGAAAAGTACCTGATTTAAAGGAATTGAAAAGACGTGTTGAGCATGTCAAAAAGATTATTGTCCACCACCCAAAGTATGATAATCTTCTTGAGGAAATGGAAATGATCCTAGACTTGTCTGAAGGATCCGTAAGTCCGGATGGCTTATTTATTTTTGGGCCAACTGGAGCCGGTAAGACTACTGTAACCAAAGAATTTACGGCAAAATATCCTCGCGAAATTAAAGTGACTGACGATCGGGAATATACACACATTCCTATTCTAAGAGTGGTCGTTCCTCCAAAAGCAACACCGAGGATGCTGGCATCGAAAGTGCTGGAAGATATGGGGGATCCGTTTAGCCATAAAGGATCTGAATCTGAGTTGACAAGTCGAATCCATTTCTTTGTCAAGGAATTGGGGATTAAAGTAATTATTTTTGACGAGTTCCAGCATCTAATTGATGCAGACACCGAATATGTGCTAGCTACAGCATCAAACTGGGTTAAAACATTTACTGAAGAAATTGGCATTGCTGTTATTCTTTGTGGAATGCCAGAATCAGTAAAAATTTTTATTAGTAATCCCCAATTGGATCGAAGATTTTGTAATAAAGTTGCGTTAGAGCCTTTTGCATATGGTACGGTTGAGGAGATTCTTACTTTTAGGGTATTTCTTCAAAAAATCGACACACTGCTTCCTCTTGCTGAATTAGCGAATCTAGCTCATCCACGAATAGCAGATAAGCTATACTATATCTCGAACGGGGTACCTTTTTATGTAATGAAGTTACTTGAGTATGCGACCTATATTGCTGTTAAAACGGGTTCTGATAATATAACTGAATCACATCTGGCTAAGGCACTTATGAAAGTAAAACAGGTAGCTAGACCATTTGTTGGAAACCCTTTTAATGAGCCGCATTTTGACTTAGAGGCTGCACTTAAAACTGAGGAAGATGCAATGAATAAGTATAAGGAGAAACTTATGATTAAAAGAAAAAAAGGAAAAAGGGTACAAAAAAATAACATGCCTGTGCTAAACTCTTAA